A single Uranotaenia lowii strain MFRU-FL unplaced genomic scaffold, ASM2978415v1 HiC_scaffold_14, whole genome shotgun sequence DNA region contains:
- the LOC129759330 gene encoding carotenoid isomerooxygenase isoform X2: MSRSVTLIFTRAMDIGSLIEDDSSDTDSSAVSEDEGKKKSSECYPNCDVNVWLRSCEQEIVNPIEGIVKGNIPEWLNGSLLRNGPGSLKVGEMTFNHLFDSSALLHRFNIEDGKVTYQCRFLKSDVYKKNTAAQRIVVTEFGTRAVPDPCQTIFNKIASIFRKPGENSSDNAMISIYPFGDEYFAFTESPIIHKIDPTTLNTEAKLNLSDYVGIVNHTSHPHVMSDGTVYNLGCSVTKTGPVYTIICFPNGENMFENAHIVASVPARWKFHPGYMHTFGITENFFIIVEQPLSVSVPSMLMSQIKNEPMAASLKWFETQQTYIYLLDRDTGELRHTFHAEPFFYLHIINQYEKEGHVVLDICCYKDPGMLNCMYIETMKNMQTNPDYAKMFRGRPLRFVLPLSYKNSMKNSPSSSSLFGVTRSWSGLMKKLSVTESEDNDTDASEKSRDLTLTNLVTLEGMKATAYTLPNSTIFCKPEILCNLGCETPRIYYEKHLGREYQYFYAISSDVDAENPGTLIKVDVLNKTKLTWCEENVYPSEPIFVPNPYPKSEDDGVVLAAMVWGREEENRVGLIVLDAVTFTELGRSEFTTPGPVPKCLHGWFQSTKTNE; encoded by the exons ATGTCGCGTTCAGTCACCTTGATATTCACACGAGCGATGGACATTGGATCCTTG attgaagatgaTTCTTCCGATACTGACAGTTCAGCGGTGAGCGAAGATGAAGGCAAAAAAAAGTCATCGGAATGTTATCCAAACTGTGATGTCAACGTATGGTTGCGATCATGTGAACAAGAAATAGTTAATCCTATTGAGGGCATCGTAAAAGGCAACATACCGGAATGGTTGAATGGAAGTCTTCTACGAAATGGACCGGGAAGTTTGAAGGTCGGTGAAATGACCTTTAATCATCTATTCGACAGTTCGGCTCTACTTCACAG ATTTAATATCGAAGACGGCAAGGTAACATATCAATGTAGATTTTTAAAATCGGAtgtgtacaaaaaaaatactgcagCACAAAGAATTGTAGTAACGGAGTTCGGAACACGGGCCGTACCTGATCCTTGTCAAACCATCTTCAATAA GATTGCCTCCATATTTCGGAAACCCGGTGAAAACAGCTCTGATAATGCCATGATATCGATCTATCCTTTTGGTGATGAATATTTTGCCTTCACGGAGAGCCCAATAATCCATAAAATCGATCCAACTACATTGAACACCGAAGCCAAATTGAATTTATCGGACTACGTGGGCATTGTTAATCATACGTCTCATCCGCATGTTATGTCAGATGGAACTGTTTACAACTTGGGCTGTTCGGTCACGAAAACTGGCCCTGTCTACACAATCATTTGCTTCCCGAATGgagaaaatatgtttgaaaatgcTCACATTGTGGCATCTGTTCCGGCCAGATGGAAATTTCATCCAGGATACATGCATACTTTTGGAATTActgaaaactttttcataatCGTAGAACAGCCGTTGAGCGTTTCTGTTCCTTCAATGTTGATGAGCCAAATTAAAAACGAACCCATGGCAGCATCTCTCAAATGGTTCGAAACTCAACAAACATACATTTATTTGCTAGATCGAGATACTGGAGAGCTTCGGCATACCTTCCATGCAGAACCATTTTTCTATCTTCATATCATAAATCAATACGAAAAGGAGGGCCATGTGGTGCTTGACATTTGTTGCTACAAGGATCCAGGAATGTTGAATTgcatgtacattgaaacaatgaaaaatatgcAAACGAATCCGGATTATGCCAAAATGTTCAGAGGACGTCCATTGAGATTTGTGTTACCTCTGAGCTATAaaaattcgatgaaaaattcacCATCATCATCTAGCTTGTTTGGAGTAACTAGATCATGGTCTGGATTAATGAAAAAACTAAGTGTCACCGAAAGTGAGGATAATGATACTGATGCATCAGAAAAAAGTAGAGATTTAACGCTAACTAATTTAGTCACTTTAGAGGGCATGAAGGCCACAGCGTATACTTTGCCGAATTCCACAATATTTTGCAAACCAGAAATACTTTGTAACTTGGGCTGTGAAACTCCCAGAATTTACTATGAGAAACATCTAGGAAGGGAGTATCAATACTTTTATGCCATTAGCTCAGACGTCGATGCTGAAAATCCCGGTACATTGATCAAAGTGGATGTCTTGAACAAAACTAAACTCACATGGTGCGAAGAGAACGTTTATCCAAGTGAACCGATTTTTGTCCCCAATCCATATCCCAAATCTGAAGATGATGGTGTGGTATTGGCAGCCATGGTTTGGGGTCGAGAGGAAGAGAATCGAGTTGGATTGATTGTGCTGGATGCGGTTACTTTTACTGAGCTAGGCCGAAGTGAATTCACCACACCAGGACCTGTTCCAAAATGTTTGCATGGATGGTTCCAATCAACGAAAACGAATGAATAG
- the LOC129759333 gene encoding leucine-rich repeat-containing protein 40 isoform X2 yields MWFSVQQEDPASTMRRSRTRIPYPKRRYRKIRVPEKVWNLSDSEDCDKDVRYNLDRSNDEECWWNQKSLTSLDLSSNTLTDISDNIRNLSDLTVLNLQDNALTSLPIGIGCLTKLTKLNISRNKLTELPESFFNLKELRTLNLSNNEFAEIHSNVSDLIMLEILDISFNSLNSLPGGIGFLVRLQQLTLNNNRLVELPNDIVNLRNLHKLELGKNDLQKLPPVMGELRKLECLYVQHNDIAELPDFTGCEALKELHISNNFIKSIPADFCENLPQLKILDLRDNKIEKLPDEISMLASLTRLDLSNNSISSLPSCLSTLSHLVSLQVEGNPIRSIRRDIIQCGTQRILKTLRGRDGQPMGGATTVKVPFEESTFQTSTK; encoded by the exons atgtGGTTCAGTGTGCAGCAAGAAGATCCCGCAAGTACAATGAGGAGATCGCGCACCCGAATTCCGTATCCAAAACGACGTTATCGCAAGATTCGGG TGCCTGAGAAAGTGTGGAATCTCAGTGATTCTGAGGACTGTGATAAAGATGTACGATACAACCTGGATCGCAGCAACGACGAGGAGTGCTGGTGGAACCAAAAATCCCTTACTAGTCTTGATCTAAGCTCCAACACACTAACCGATATAAGCGATAACATTCGCAATTTGTCAGATTTAACTGTGCTAAAT TTGCAGGATAATGCACTAACCAGCCTTCCGATTGGAATTGGATGTCTTActaaactaacaaaattgaacaTTAGTAGGAACAAACTTACAGAACTCCCGGAgagtttttttaatcttaaagaACTCAGAACGCTTAATTTATCGAACAATGAATTTGCAGAAATTCACAGTAATGTTAGCGATCTCATAATGCTTGAAATACTG GATATTTCATTCAACAGTCTTAATTCGTTGCCTGGTGGAATAGGGTTTTTAGTGCGTCTTCAACAGCTAACACTTAACAACAATCGGCTCGTAGAACTACCAAATGACATTGTTAATTTGCGAA ACCTGCACAAACTGGAACTTGGTAAAAATGATCTTCAAAAATTGCCACCCGTAATGGGAGAGTTACGCAAGTTGGAATGTCTTTATGTTCAGCATAATGATATAGCAGAATTGCCAGACTTCACTGGTTGTGAGGCTTTGAAAGAACTACACATTtcgaacaattttatcaaatccaTCCCAGCTGACTTCTGCGAAAATTTACcgcaattgaaaattttggatttgCGTGACAATAAGATAGAAAAGCTTCCCGATGAAATTTCGATGCTCGCTAGCTTGACTAGGCTAGACTTGTCGAACAACTCGATCAGTAGTTTGCCGTCCTGTTTGTCGACATTATCGCACCTGGTGAGTTTACAAGTGGAAGGAAATCCTATTCGCTCTATTCGGCGAGACATCATCCAGTGTGGAACCCAGCGTATACTGAAAACTTTAAGAGGTCGTGATGGACAACCGATGGGAGGCGCAACAACTGTCAAAGTTCCCTTCGAAGAATCAACTTTCCAGACGTCTACCAAATGA
- the LOC129759333 gene encoding leucine-rich repeat-containing protein 40 isoform X3 — protein MPEKVWNLSDSEDCDKDVRYNLDRSNDEECWWNQKSLTSLDLSSNTLTDISDNIRNLSDLTVLNLQDNALTSLPIGIGCLTKLTKLNISRNKLTELPESFFNLKELRTLNLSNNEFAEIHSNVSDLIMLEILDISFNSLNSLPGGIGFLVRLQQLTLNNNRLVELPNDIVNLRNLHKLELGKNDLQKLPPVMGELRKLECLYVQHNDIAELPDFTGCEALKELHISNNFIKSIPADFCENLPQLKILDLRDNKIEKLPDEISMLASLTRLDLSNNSISSLPSCLSTLSHLVSLQVEGNPIRSIRRDIIQCGTQRILKTLRGRDGQPMGGATTVKVPFEESTFQTSTK, from the exons A TGCCTGAGAAAGTGTGGAATCTCAGTGATTCTGAGGACTGTGATAAAGATGTACGATACAACCTGGATCGCAGCAACGACGAGGAGTGCTGGTGGAACCAAAAATCCCTTACTAGTCTTGATCTAAGCTCCAACACACTAACCGATATAAGCGATAACATTCGCAATTTGTCAGATTTAACTGTGCTAAAT TTGCAGGATAATGCACTAACCAGCCTTCCGATTGGAATTGGATGTCTTActaaactaacaaaattgaacaTTAGTAGGAACAAACTTACAGAACTCCCGGAgagtttttttaatcttaaagaACTCAGAACGCTTAATTTATCGAACAATGAATTTGCAGAAATTCACAGTAATGTTAGCGATCTCATAATGCTTGAAATACTG GATATTTCATTCAACAGTCTTAATTCGTTGCCTGGTGGAATAGGGTTTTTAGTGCGTCTTCAACAGCTAACACTTAACAACAATCGGCTCGTAGAACTACCAAATGACATTGTTAATTTGCGAA ACCTGCACAAACTGGAACTTGGTAAAAATGATCTTCAAAAATTGCCACCCGTAATGGGAGAGTTACGCAAGTTGGAATGTCTTTATGTTCAGCATAATGATATAGCAGAATTGCCAGACTTCACTGGTTGTGAGGCTTTGAAAGAACTACACATTtcgaacaattttatcaaatccaTCCCAGCTGACTTCTGCGAAAATTTACcgcaattgaaaattttggatttgCGTGACAATAAGATAGAAAAGCTTCCCGATGAAATTTCGATGCTCGCTAGCTTGACTAGGCTAGACTTGTCGAACAACTCGATCAGTAGTTTGCCGTCCTGTTTGTCGACATTATCGCACCTGGTGAGTTTACAAGTGGAAGGAAATCCTATTCGCTCTATTCGGCGAGACATCATCCAGTGTGGAACCCAGCGTATACTGAAAACTTTAAGAGGTCGTGATGGACAACCGATGGGAGGCGCAACAACTGTCAAAGTTCCCTTCGAAGAATCAACTTTCCAGACGTCTACCAAATGA
- the LOC129759333 gene encoding leucine-rich repeat-containing protein 40 isoform X1, translating into MKPNAVRSRIRHQELNPVFHWQNKEEDEKVLSKIRIKQALKSGTLNLSGQGLVTVPEKVWNLSDSEDCDKDVRYNLDRSNDEECWWNQKSLTSLDLSSNTLTDISDNIRNLSDLTVLNLQDNALTSLPIGIGCLTKLTKLNISRNKLTELPESFFNLKELRTLNLSNNEFAEIHSNVSDLIMLEILDISFNSLNSLPGGIGFLVRLQQLTLNNNRLVELPNDIVNLRNLHKLELGKNDLQKLPPVMGELRKLECLYVQHNDIAELPDFTGCEALKELHISNNFIKSIPADFCENLPQLKILDLRDNKIEKLPDEISMLASLTRLDLSNNSISSLPSCLSTLSHLVSLQVEGNPIRSIRRDIIQCGTQRILKTLRGRDGQPMGGATTVKVPFEESTFQTSTK; encoded by the exons ATGAAGCCAAATGCTGTCCGGAGCCGAATCCGTCATCAGGAGTTGAATCCCGTGTTCCACTGGCAGAATAAGGAGGAAGACGAAAAGGTTCTGAGTAAAATACGAATAAAACAGGCGCTCAAATCTGGAACGCTGAATTTGTCCGGACAGGGCTTGGTCACAG TGCCTGAGAAAGTGTGGAATCTCAGTGATTCTGAGGACTGTGATAAAGATGTACGATACAACCTGGATCGCAGCAACGACGAGGAGTGCTGGTGGAACCAAAAATCCCTTACTAGTCTTGATCTAAGCTCCAACACACTAACCGATATAAGCGATAACATTCGCAATTTGTCAGATTTAACTGTGCTAAAT TTGCAGGATAATGCACTAACCAGCCTTCCGATTGGAATTGGATGTCTTActaaactaacaaaattgaacaTTAGTAGGAACAAACTTACAGAACTCCCGGAgagtttttttaatcttaaagaACTCAGAACGCTTAATTTATCGAACAATGAATTTGCAGAAATTCACAGTAATGTTAGCGATCTCATAATGCTTGAAATACTG GATATTTCATTCAACAGTCTTAATTCGTTGCCTGGTGGAATAGGGTTTTTAGTGCGTCTTCAACAGCTAACACTTAACAACAATCGGCTCGTAGAACTACCAAATGACATTGTTAATTTGCGAA ACCTGCACAAACTGGAACTTGGTAAAAATGATCTTCAAAAATTGCCACCCGTAATGGGAGAGTTACGCAAGTTGGAATGTCTTTATGTTCAGCATAATGATATAGCAGAATTGCCAGACTTCACTGGTTGTGAGGCTTTGAAAGAACTACACATTtcgaacaattttatcaaatccaTCCCAGCTGACTTCTGCGAAAATTTACcgcaattgaaaattttggatttgCGTGACAATAAGATAGAAAAGCTTCCCGATGAAATTTCGATGCTCGCTAGCTTGACTAGGCTAGACTTGTCGAACAACTCGATCAGTAGTTTGCCGTCCTGTTTGTCGACATTATCGCACCTGGTGAGTTTACAAGTGGAAGGAAATCCTATTCGCTCTATTCGGCGAGACATCATCCAGTGTGGAACCCAGCGTATACTGAAAACTTTAAGAGGTCGTGATGGACAACCGATGGGAGGCGCAACAACTGTCAAAGTTCCCTTCGAAGAATCAACTTTCCAGACGTCTACCAAATGA
- the LOC129759330 gene encoding carotenoid isomerooxygenase isoform X1, with translation MEVSVEDTDFCAEDNLESPPLSLEVEKTLNMDFLTINGRFTPKSGRSSACSTRSVSLCTTPLPLEFNDEEPDICVNVERRNSLGSNSFAFGTSGRTTPVFTWNPLPTTNSIVYAKKKDDKVQFSRIEDDSSDTDSSAVSEDEGKKKSSECYPNCDVNVWLRSCEQEIVNPIEGIVKGNIPEWLNGSLLRNGPGSLKVGEMTFNHLFDSSALLHRFNIEDGKVTYQCRFLKSDVYKKNTAAQRIVVTEFGTRAVPDPCQTIFNKIASIFRKPGENSSDNAMISIYPFGDEYFAFTESPIIHKIDPTTLNTEAKLNLSDYVGIVNHTSHPHVMSDGTVYNLGCSVTKTGPVYTIICFPNGENMFENAHIVASVPARWKFHPGYMHTFGITENFFIIVEQPLSVSVPSMLMSQIKNEPMAASLKWFETQQTYIYLLDRDTGELRHTFHAEPFFYLHIINQYEKEGHVVLDICCYKDPGMLNCMYIETMKNMQTNPDYAKMFRGRPLRFVLPLSYKNSMKNSPSSSSLFGVTRSWSGLMKKLSVTESEDNDTDASEKSRDLTLTNLVTLEGMKATAYTLPNSTIFCKPEILCNLGCETPRIYYEKHLGREYQYFYAISSDVDAENPGTLIKVDVLNKTKLTWCEENVYPSEPIFVPNPYPKSEDDGVVLAAMVWGREEENRVGLIVLDAVTFTELGRSEFTTPGPVPKCLHGWFQSTKTNE, from the exons ATGGAAGTTTCCGTAGAAGACACTGATTTTTGTGCGGAGGATAATTTAGAGTCACCTCCGCTGAGCTTAGAAgttgaaaaaactttaaatatggATTTCTTAACAATTAACGGTCGTTTCACACCAAAGTCCGGTAGATCTTCAGCGTGTTCCACTCGTAGCGTGAGCTTGTGCACAACACCTTTGCCGCTGGAATTTAATGACGAAGAACCAGACATTTGTGTGAACGTTGAACGCAGAAATTCACTTGGCTCCAACAGTTTCGCATTTGGAACAAGTGGTAGAACAACTCCAGTCTTCACTTGGAACCCTTTGCCTACGACCAACAGCATAGTATATGCCAAGAAAAAAGATGATAAAGTGCAATTTTCTAGG attgaagatgaTTCTTCCGATACTGACAGTTCAGCGGTGAGCGAAGATGAAGGCAAAAAAAAGTCATCGGAATGTTATCCAAACTGTGATGTCAACGTATGGTTGCGATCATGTGAACAAGAAATAGTTAATCCTATTGAGGGCATCGTAAAAGGCAACATACCGGAATGGTTGAATGGAAGTCTTCTACGAAATGGACCGGGAAGTTTGAAGGTCGGTGAAATGACCTTTAATCATCTATTCGACAGTTCGGCTCTACTTCACAG ATTTAATATCGAAGACGGCAAGGTAACATATCAATGTAGATTTTTAAAATCGGAtgtgtacaaaaaaaatactgcagCACAAAGAATTGTAGTAACGGAGTTCGGAACACGGGCCGTACCTGATCCTTGTCAAACCATCTTCAATAA GATTGCCTCCATATTTCGGAAACCCGGTGAAAACAGCTCTGATAATGCCATGATATCGATCTATCCTTTTGGTGATGAATATTTTGCCTTCACGGAGAGCCCAATAATCCATAAAATCGATCCAACTACATTGAACACCGAAGCCAAATTGAATTTATCGGACTACGTGGGCATTGTTAATCATACGTCTCATCCGCATGTTATGTCAGATGGAACTGTTTACAACTTGGGCTGTTCGGTCACGAAAACTGGCCCTGTCTACACAATCATTTGCTTCCCGAATGgagaaaatatgtttgaaaatgcTCACATTGTGGCATCTGTTCCGGCCAGATGGAAATTTCATCCAGGATACATGCATACTTTTGGAATTActgaaaactttttcataatCGTAGAACAGCCGTTGAGCGTTTCTGTTCCTTCAATGTTGATGAGCCAAATTAAAAACGAACCCATGGCAGCATCTCTCAAATGGTTCGAAACTCAACAAACATACATTTATTTGCTAGATCGAGATACTGGAGAGCTTCGGCATACCTTCCATGCAGAACCATTTTTCTATCTTCATATCATAAATCAATACGAAAAGGAGGGCCATGTGGTGCTTGACATTTGTTGCTACAAGGATCCAGGAATGTTGAATTgcatgtacattgaaacaatgaaaaatatgcAAACGAATCCGGATTATGCCAAAATGTTCAGAGGACGTCCATTGAGATTTGTGTTACCTCTGAGCTATAaaaattcgatgaaaaattcacCATCATCATCTAGCTTGTTTGGAGTAACTAGATCATGGTCTGGATTAATGAAAAAACTAAGTGTCACCGAAAGTGAGGATAATGATACTGATGCATCAGAAAAAAGTAGAGATTTAACGCTAACTAATTTAGTCACTTTAGAGGGCATGAAGGCCACAGCGTATACTTTGCCGAATTCCACAATATTTTGCAAACCAGAAATACTTTGTAACTTGGGCTGTGAAACTCCCAGAATTTACTATGAGAAACATCTAGGAAGGGAGTATCAATACTTTTATGCCATTAGCTCAGACGTCGATGCTGAAAATCCCGGTACATTGATCAAAGTGGATGTCTTGAACAAAACTAAACTCACATGGTGCGAAGAGAACGTTTATCCAAGTGAACCGATTTTTGTCCCCAATCCATATCCCAAATCTGAAGATGATGGTGTGGTATTGGCAGCCATGGTTTGGGGTCGAGAGGAAGAGAATCGAGTTGGATTGATTGTGCTGGATGCGGTTACTTTTACTGAGCTAGGCCGAAGTGAATTCACCACACCAGGACCTGTTCCAAAATGTTTGCATGGATGGTTCCAATCAACGAAAACGAATGAATAG
- the LOC129759335 gene encoding LOW QUALITY PROTEIN: uncharacterized protein LOC129759335 (The sequence of the model RefSeq protein was modified relative to this genomic sequence to represent the inferred CDS: inserted 2 bases in 2 codons; deleted 2 bases in 1 codon), with translation LRETKYACRSLRFVRSFRNNHLRFWSKIETALLGQCFLSRDDRFSNPEAFRLGWEDEEEYIENQCAEPIARDTNCSFEQHRDVVLRYSDISVSVAEEKSCREKCLSEKIFRCLGYTFANTSVKAGRSVCHLHSEDLISLGPKGIKVQFGSLYSRRIPCXELQTACSFNSIIVTYKPQSNVGSLMNFMSLQSNCSKITNSNETQFLEISTGNELAESRCGIRRAFIKGNMDSYLVFGYVYLQNLPGIRIQTDRLMKVGCIHRAESTSMTSLITNMPMVTTVDFIPINQMFSIKKNRLNNGTEDVSSQVISQLIDVDTQAEIFEATLGQLIEMRLSAMKENLDLHIFDMVAYSGDDQLILIDNKGCPMDRRIFTDFRKDKXSQRVKRAARFHAFMLSSSTTLSFKLSIKFCDDSCPKTVCYYQ, from the exons CTCCGAGAAACGAAATATGCATGCCGATCGCTAAGATTTGTGAGATCGTTCCGGAATAATCATCTACGGTTTTGGAGCAAAATCGAAACCGCGCTGCTCGGTCAATGTTTTTTAAGTCGTGACGATCGATTCAGTAATCCGGAAGCTTTCCGTCTAGGCTGGGAGGATGAAGAAGAATACATAGAGAACCAGTGCGCTGAACCAATTGCCAGAGATACTAATTGTTCATTCGAGCAACATCGTGATGTTGTGCTTCGGTATTCCGATATTTCTGTTTCAGTAGCGGAAGAAAAGAGTTGTCGTGAAAAATGCTTGAgcgagaaaattttccgctgccTTGGGTATACGTTTGCAAATACTTCGGTCAAAGCGGGGAGATCAGTTTGTCATTTACATTCTGAAGATTTGATAAGTTTGGGACCGAAAGGAATAAAGGTACAATTTGGATCACTTTACTCTAGGCGAATACCAT TCGAACTTCAAACGGCGTGTTCCTTTAATAGCATAATTGTCACTTATAAACCCCAAAGCAATGTTGGAAGTCTAATGAATTTCATGTCGCTGCAGAGTAACTGTAgcaaaattacaaattcaaaCGAAACACAATTTCTGGAAATTTCAACAGGGAACGAGTTAGCAGAGTCTCGATGTGGAATACGCAGAGCATTCATCAAAGGAAATATGGATAG TTATTTGGTTTTCGGATATGTTTATCTTCAAAATCTTCCGGGAATTCGTATTCAAACGGATCGACTAATGAAAGTTGGATGTATACATCGAGCGGAATCGACAAGCATGACTTCTTTAATCACAAATATGCCAATGGTAACGACGGTGGATTTTATACCTATAAATCAGATGTTCAGTATCAAAAAAAATAGG TTAAATAACGGCACAGAAGATGTGAGCAGCCAAGTTATCAGTCAACTTATAGATGTCGACACTCAAGCGGAAATATTTGAAGCCACGCTTGGTCAGTTAATAGAAATGCGTCTATCGGCTATGAAGGAAAATCTAGATTTACATATATTCGACATGGTTGCTTATTCTGGAGATGATCAACTTATTCTTATCGATAATAAAGGGTGTCCCATGGATAGGCGTATTTTTACCGATTTTCGAAAAGATA ACTCACAACGTGTAAAGCGAGCTGCTCGTTTTCATGCATTTATGTTATCAAGTTCAACTACTCTTAGTTTTAAGCtcagtataaaattttgtgatgaTTCATGCCCTAAGACAGTGTGCTACtatcaataa